A single window of Miscanthus floridulus cultivar M001 unplaced genomic scaffold, ASM1932011v1 fs_400_2_3, whole genome shotgun sequence DNA harbors:
- the LOC136531638 gene encoding uncharacterized protein, with the protein MAGVKEVFPNGEHRECMVHLVSNFKKRYNGKIFEDHLWPAAYSWSPYFFQKHWKAMEDAKPEAMAYIRQWHTKIWTRSQFWTHCKVDYVTNNLVECFNNWIKKYKGLNLDDLMDKIRQLIMDKWDVRRTISRKIQGIILPHIIKMLKEQSRNLDMDVQRCGDTVAEVYVKGGSGFKCVVNLEARTCTCRKWEVSGIPCKHAIAFITSLPDQLEKHVGIYYSVEKFRVAYEALIPAMPDKSQWLKSDHGFFMEPPLLNPTAGRRQKERKKGCTKGGSSTTKRKGSHRCRICKDMATVGITASMLTLMI; encoded by the coding sequence ATGGCAGGAGTGAAGGAAGTGTTCCCAAATGGAGAACATAGAGAGTGCATGGTGCATTTGGTGTCAAACTTTAAGAAAAGGTACAATGGGAAGATATTTGAGGACCATCTTTGGCCTGCAGCATATTCATGGAGCCCCTACTTTTTTCAGAAGCATTGGAAAGCAATGGAAGATGCTAAACCAGAAGCAATGGCTTATATAAGGCAATGGCATACTAAGATATGGACGAGAAGTCAGTTCTGGACACATTGCAAAGTCGACTATGTGACCAATAATTTAGTAGAGTGCTTCAACAATTGGATCAAGAAGTACAAAGGTTTGAATTTGGATGACCTTATGGACAAGATCAGGCAACTTATTATGGATAAGTGGGATGTTAGGAGAACAATCTCAAGAAAGATTCAAGGGATCATTCTGCCACACATCATCAAGATGTTGAAGGAGCAAAGCAGGAACTTGGATATGGATGTACAGAGATGTGGGGATACCGTAGCAGAGGTATATGTGAAGGGTGGCAGTGGCTTCAAATGTGTTGTCAATCTAGAAGCAAGAACCTGCACATGTAGGAAATGGGAAGTCTCGGGGATTCCTTGTAAACACGCTATTGCATTCATCACATCTCTTCCggatcaattggagaaacatgttGGCATCTATTATTCCGTTGAGAAATTTAGAGTAGCATATGAGGCCCTTATACCTGCCATGCCAGACAAGTCTCAGTGGCTGAAATCTGACCATGGTTTCTTCATGGAGCCACCGCTTCTAAACCCTACGGCTGGTAGAAGgcagaaagagagaaagaaaggatGTACTAAGGGTGGTAGCAGCACGACAAAGAGAAAAGGTTCACATCGGTGCCGCATCTGCAAGGATATGGCCACCGTTGGTATAACTGCAAGTATGTTGACCCTGATGATATAG